AATAGGTGTGATTCTGGATCACGACATCAAAGTAAATTCTGGTCAGACGATTATCTTCGAACGAATAATATTCCTATAGATACAAGTATCATCGATACTTTACTCAACTCATAATATGCAATACAGTAATCGAGTAGGGGAAGAGAAGCATCCAGTGGCAAACCATCTTGTTTCCCCGGAAATGTTGCACACAATGCAGTGTAGGACCGGCGTTTGAACTCGACATTGAATTCGACACTGAATAAACTGCCTCTCGGTCCTAATCCTTGGAACCACCGAGGACGTCCAAAGACTTCGATACATGACAAGGGAGATGTCTTCGTGGTGACCTTTCAGAGTGCTCCACTGTTAGAGAAAACCTTTTATGCTCCTGAGCTGCTCGTTCACTCCCCATGTTTCTCTTCCCCTGCTTCTTGTGgacttcttgttcttcgaaGCAAAAATCTCGAGCTAAAGAATCGTCGTCCCACTGGTCGGCCTTCTGACCTCACTTCCTAATCTTGCGACGACTGACCAATTCATCCTTTGTTGTACCACGTCCGTTGATGTCGTGACCAACGATTCATtttctcatcacctttcatTGGCTGCCTTCGATGCATTGACGCTTGATATGTAAGCGAACGGAGAAGACATTTTTGAAAAGCTATAAGAATGGTTCCATATTGcgaggtgagttttgagtTTTATCTACTCATCCAACTTTCGGGATAAATTTTTAGCATGGCTGAGGACGACTATTCTGCTTACCAGCCTCATCCCAGCTCCAGGGGAAACTCAAGGCGACCGTCGAGGCGATCCTCACCAGAGCAAAACACACACAAGGAGCCCACTTGTTACGCACCTGCACCATCTGCTCATCGAAACAATTACTCTGACTCATACGGTCCACCAACCGATGCCGATAATTATGGGCTAGCAGAATACCAACACTTGCCACCCACAGAACCGAGTGGGGTGACTTATGTCTACCCCGATCCTGCCATGCAGTCACACCCTGGAACGGGACCTCCTGCCAATCCACACACTCATGCAGACTTTGCTGCTTTTCAAGGATATCGATCCGATGAAGGCGCTCATCGCGGATTGGCTGGTAGAGGACCGGTATACAACCTCGGGGAAAGACCGGATTCTCAAAACATTCAGGGTTTCTACCATGGAAACTCTGATCCTTCTGCTCTTAGACTTCACGAGTCCGACCCCCATGGGTCTGGACCTGCTTTCATGTTCACCGCTCCTTGCGATGCAACCGAAAATGAGCACGGGACTCCATTCAGTAACCCCAGTCCTTCGCCTCGTCTCAGAGCTGTCGATTACTCGCCGAGAACCGGGCTCCAGTCCTCCGGCTCATCTgaagagaggagaagacGCTCTCGCACACCCAGAAGGTATTTTGGAAGCGGAACAAACCCGGATCAACCCTTTGGTCTTTTCCTGAACGTACCGGGTAAAATCGACTTTGAGAGAATTACTAGGGACGAGACTAGAAGAGCCACACACGACGAACCGGCAGAGAAAGATCCTCCGTACGCACCCAGCAACAAAGAACATCCCTCACCCGACTCTAGACGCCCCAGTTCCCGAGGAAGCCAATCTGACCTGTACCGTCGTTCTCCTtcaagagatggaagaagtacGGCAAGATCGGCGGTATCCTCAGATGCAATCTTTACGGTCGTGGATGAACATGGCCGAACACATGTCATACAAGTACCACGAGGCGAACATAGCGAAGTCACTCTTCGGGGCTGTCTTAATCCGTCCAGGTCAACCTCTGCTGTGAGCGGAGAAAGTGCCACGCAAATGCAAGACGATAATattggaaaggaaagaaagactGATACGTGGGAGCCAGCAGGTCCTCCCAGTCCAGGGCTTTCTCATGAGGGCAGTCAACATCCTTATAAGGCTGCCAGTGATAGGGAAAACCCATCAGGAAACCGACGTCGACGTGGCAGATCTCCGGGTTTGGGAAGAAAGTCAGAAGAGCAGCAATTTTCTGGGTTCCACCCACCCCATGATCGGGACAGTTACGGGAAGAACAATTTCCCACTCGACCCTGGGCCTCTTGCTCCTCCCACAAACTCTCCTTCTGAGAGCGGGGGCAGAAAGGGTCGTCAGTCACATGGGAGAGTGGACGAGAGCGATCAATCTAGCGAAAATACCGACAAACCGTATTCCGTGGAATTAGAGCTGGCTAGCTCTTGGGTTCCCAAATAAGAGCTCAAGGAGCAGACCGGAGGTGGTACGAGACGATAGTTTCAGCTGGTCTCAGCAATATGGCATAGTCGAGAATTTTTCTCAATTCTGTTTTACTgcagtgatgatgaaatctcGAATGAGAATTGTAATTCACATTCGACCGGGAAATGTATACAATGCATGGGTGACCATTTGCGCGCTAGCGACGCGCTAGCAGAATAAGCTCGCTGTCCACACGAATCCGGCTTTGTTATCATTTCTGATACTCACAAGATATCTAGTAAGAATTGATCATCGCTCTGAATCATCAAGGTCCACTTTGGGATATCACAAATACCTATTCAGCTATCGTTTCTCCCACACAAGTTGTTACGAATCACGACGCTCTACATCACATATGCATATGGACAAAAAACcaaaactacagcacccgaGATTCCCATCTGGTCCCCCACGATGGTACTAATcgagcgatacccagcttagctTCCTAGAGTTAGATACATGTCATTATTGGGGTTGTATATGGAAGCTACGGATGGGAACTCGGGGTCTGCGTGTGCACGCTTCTAAATTACTCTACTAAATCTATAGTACCTAGGAACGTCCTACCTCTCGCCTTAGCCAGCGGCTTCCTAGAGCTGACGGGATAGGGCGGtttcgaggttctatggccgtagatgaaAGGACGACAAGCTTGTCATCTCTATGTACTGAACAACAAAGACGACTTTCAGATGTTGTTAGGAGGACTGATTATGTTGAGAGTATAGAAGATGACAAGGCGAATGAAGCTAAAACGAACTGACGAGCTATCTTGTTCTTTATATTCGCGTAAATTTACGTCCGATCCACATGAATCTCTCCCCACTCCCCACTCCCTACTCCCTCCTCACCGCCACATTTGTCTTTGAACAAAAACTTTACTCGAATATACATCTCATGTTTGTTTTTACCCAAATGAGACAAAAAGGCTTACAATCTGGTGGGAAAACATTGGGCGTCGATCAATTTCTCCGGTTTCTTAAATGTTTTCTATTTTAATTCAAATATTAAATGTTCCTGAAATTTGTCTTCTCCACTTTCCCCCTTTCCACAGCAAAACTGCTCAACTAACATGCTCTTTTGGCGTTTCTGACAGCATTCGTAATTACGCAAAAAGAGGGAAGATACTATTGTTCCTGAGAGATGAACTCGTCTAACGAGAGGGAATCCATCCAAAacaaggaggaggaagaaagaaggtttgaaGCAATCCAGGGATATACGTTATTACGATCAAAATGTCTGGAATGTCACGTTCgaaagagggaaaaaggaaagatgagaatggagaGATCGACCAAAAcaaagaagcaaaagaatCATCCATTTCGCAGGGGAGGAAGGGTGTGTAACCCTCTACCAGAAAGTTAAATAATTCTCAAAAGCTCACAAGCCTCAAAAAATGACATAATGGACTTGATTAAAGGCAATATGGGATTTGTATCGAATAGGTTTTTGAATGGGTGTAGAGAGGAACTCGCTTTCCATGTTCAAATTGTCAGATTGCACCGTTAATACTATCACGGAAACAACAAACCCAACTTCACTTTACTATTACGATTGTAGCTATAGTTTGAATAAACCAAGGACAAGCAAATGTGAAGTTGACATATTGTCAATCGCCTATTCTCGACGCTCAATCTGAATTAGTACGTACATCGACGAGACAGAATAATCGCACGCACATATCGATCATCATTTAATTTTTACCTCGAAGCGAAGATTGTGATACTTGTAACATTATCGATCCGACTTTGTCAAATCTTATAATCAGTATCATTAACAGCCTTGCGATATTCACTCACACCTGTCAGCAAAGCTGGTCAGTATTCAACAAGTATCATCACCATTCCTTGGACAGCTCCGCGTTCTTCCGCCCAAGTCAAACaacgttatcatcatcactcattGTCGAGCTACTTTGTATTCGTATTCGCTGGTGGACCTATCTAGATCAGGACAAGCGGTCTTGAGATCATTAGAAATcgttgaaggagaaagttTAGTTTAGACTTGAAAAAACTCTGCCAACCGGATTGGAACCAAACGTCAATCCTTTGGCAACGAAACATAGCCAATCCAACCTCCTCATTGGACGATCCTTTATTCCGTCCTCGCTTATTTCTCGCTCGTTCCGTATACCATCCATCAACCGCACATTGAATCTGAAATCAGAATACCTGCATCTTCTGCTCATGCTACCCTAACATCTCGATCACTATTCACCGCAATGAGCGAATCAACACAGCCCGGTCGTTCATCGTCCATACACTCGATGCTGTCTGTCTCGACTCATCCATTATCCCGATTCAACTCGTCGGCAGTGCAACCCATACTTGATGATTTAAAGCTAAGTAACATACTCAACGGCGAGACATGTCCGCCTATATCGTTCATCGACTTTGCATCATTCGTGGCCAACAAGGAATTCACGACTGAAAACCTATTGTTCATTCTTTGGTTCAGGAGCTATAGGGAAAGATTCGACAAATTAGAgcagaaagtgaaagagacAATACCTATCCCAAGTACTAGATTAGGAGATAGGTATGATCCTTATGGTTATATTGATCGTCCCATGCCACAGCATGATCCGTCAGAGCCCGAACAAGATACCCCAGTCGTGTTCAGCGAACCTTTTAGGAGTAGGGATGGTGGATCTAAACCTTGTTTCTGCCATACAGAAAATATAAATCATAAAACATGTCGCCAATTTTCATCCTGCCATTGTGCTGAAACTAAAGTAGTGACCGCTCGACGTGCGAGTAGACTACTTTCCATCACACATTCCCTGATAGGCTCAAGACGGCCATCGACAATATCACATCCAAACGAGTCAAATGCGTTAACCTCGATACTACACCAAGCTACCCATCCTCCATTACCTCCGCCAGGTACAGTACTTGCTGAACCTGCACAACAGCCAATGAGAGACGAAGCGCATAGAGGATTCGCAACATTTCTGAGGAAAGGGGGAAGTAAAGAGCTGGGTATCAGTGATGAATTGAGAGAGTATACTAGGGTTTGCTTGGCCAGGAGTACAGCCCCTGAAGTGGTGAGTAATCGATTGCTTCCTTCAAGCGCAGATCTAAAGCATCTCAATAGTTCTTGCCGTTGTACGAGGAAATATACCATGTTGTTGAAACGCAAAGTCTTCCCCATTTTCTCGCCAACGCAAAGAGCAATATCAACCGGCCAAAGCAGGTGTTTTGGTGAGTCATCTGATCTATTCGGAGGTTTCTGCAAGGACTGTGTTGAGAAACTCTCTGCGCGCAGGTATGCGGTCGGTGCAGCCGATTTTGGACTTGGCGCCGTCATTTACATTCTTCTCACGTTGCTTCTCCCCGACCACCCATTCAAACACCGAGCATGGCGGCTCTTCTCTATTGTTTTCGCAACTTTTGGTGCCATGCAATTCTATTCGGCTTATCGAGGGTTCTGTACTCAAGTTTGGGGTCGATCACATCGACAGGTGAGACCCTGggagatggatgaattagatgaCGAGGAGACTTTGGTTGAAAGTAGAGGGGCCTCAGAactgaaagaagaatcttTCATGCCAGAACCTACACAGTCTATCAGTCGAAGAGAGATGGACATTCATCTGCCTGATGGAGTGCAGCCTCTGGCTGATCTAGGAGGCGCTGCAAGTATACCGTCAGACGcaggggaagatgatctcaTAAAAGAAGGCGGCTCGCCTGCGTCATCGAAACAGGACTCGGTAACTGTCGCTCTTCCAGTCCTCGACGGATCAGAGGTGTCGGACGCGGAAAGACGGCGACTGGAAGTTCGTCGTTCAACAATCAAAGCACCAAGCCCAAATGAAGCTTTCCCCATATCAGATGACATGGCACCACCTACGATATCGTTCTCAGATACTGATAATCGACATCGAAGAGAGATATCACCGTTTATcaatgatgaagctgttttCCCTTCGTCAGCGTCATCAACTCGCGGGTCGATCAACGTTTCTGGAGCTTCTTCTGGAGTACCATTAACgagatcaaaatcaagattacATTCTATAGCAAGTCAACGAGCAAACAAAGAGATTTCAGCCTTGTTATCCAAATTACTCAAAGCACCTATATcgacagaagatgatgatctggcAGATCCATTATCGACTTCGTTCAAATCAAATGGATTGAGGAAACGTATAACTAAACACAAAGACAAGCCAAAGAGACCGAAGGTGTTTGGACCTGAGAAATTAGTTGAAGATCCAAGAGTGAAAAAGGTTTATCGTGATATCAAAAGAGATATTCTCATTCTCGGTGGGATTGTGGCGTCTATTTGGATAGTATTATGTTTAGCTGTTCCGTGTGCTGGCTTAGCATCATAAGAATGAATGGGACGATGATCTGCAAGATGTAAGTCCTATAAATATATAAATAGTGTACATTTAATTATCATATACATGGGCAAAACATCTCTGTTCACTGCTATGTTAACGGCAACGGAAGTGTTTTCAATTCGATACTGAGTCGAATCACAAATGTATACTATGTAACGGTAACATGCAATTAGCTACAAACAAGAACACCGAATTGCCTTAAAATCGCGTGTATATACTGGATATCCGGTGTTGCTCTTCTCTGCAAGCTTTATTCATCATTAAGACCTACATAACTTGAATCCCTTCTCAGCCATCCTTCCATTTCTATCCATTGTCCTAAAGTATGGTCTTCGCCCTTTCCAAGAGTAGAAAATGaacctctttcttcgatCAAAGCAGAAAGATCTGTTGAGCCCATAATacgttttcttctttgaaaAACCTTTGTTGGGGAAGGACTGGATCTACCGTGATTGGTAGGTTGAGACCGAGATAATGACGACGAAGGTGGTTTCGCTTGAATGATGCGTTCGTTTGGAGTCATGGAAAGCTCACTCTGGATTCGCTTGATGGGTCTGTCATTGggtgataatgataatcTCCGTGGACGGGGCCCATACCATGCTGCAACGACTTCACTTGACCACCAATCATTCTCCAATTTGTCAATCTCGGCTTGTACGATTTCTTGAGATACATCTATATCGATGCTATTGAGATGTATTCTGAGATCTTCTGTACGTTTGCGGAATGAATGTAGAGAAGATAAATAGATGGtggatgaacaaggtgaattggaatatCCACGAATGAGTTTATTGATacatttgatcaattgatcaagcttgatTATCGGATCATTAGGTGAAGTAGCTCCAGCAGGTTTCACAGACGCCCAAGATCCCTGAGGATCCTTGGGAGAAgctgatggtgaaggtgtaggagggGTGATGGTGAACATTTTTCAATTGTGCGTTATTGATCAACGGCGCTCTTGAAGATAGTAAATCAATCTGCAACTTCTCTGAGTTCGGTCAAGTCAGTACGTACCTTAATACCGAACAGGTAGTGCGCGAAGCTAGCAGAGTAGCAAACAAAGACGAAAAGATCGTATTAATACTTACAGGGTACGTCTAATGTGATTCAGGAGGATATGTCCAGGCGAAATCAGGTAAGGTAATATACCAAATAGGATAAGTCGAATCTGCTTGAACGCATTGACACGAGTCAGCATGTGAAAATTGATTGAGCGAACACATTGCTATTTCTTTAGTAATCCAGAAGTGAACATTGGCATGGCTACTTATATATCTTTTTCCGATTCCAGGGGGTAGTGTAGGTTGTGGATTGTGGGTCGGAGAATGAGCTCGATGATGTGATCCGAAGCTACTTTTTCATTATCAGTAAATTATTAGTGATTGTGTTTTAGCATTTTTTCCAATTCGTGATCCTTATCGCTCACTAGCAGTCAAACACGCTACTTTCATGACAGTTGATGATAAAGGAAGTACTGAGCAAACCTTTATCAAGTTGGAACATATCtttacatcttcatcatgcATGACGCAATACCAAAAGATGCGGCTCGAGGTAGAATGTTGCTCGTAAAGGGATGTCGGAACcaagatgatcttcaacGAAATGGTTTTAACGGATGATTTGGTATTATATCAATATATTTGGTTTATGTAGTCAACCGTTTTGGTATATTCTTACCATATACCCTTTGAGTTGATCAGATTTGGTATACCTCGTATGTATCTAAGCGAGGTGACATGGACGTCCTTTGTCAGCACTCAGAGGGGACCAAGTAGTATAGTCATCGTTTTTACAGATGAAGCAGAGTCTGAGGGGCCTAGAATGCGGATCTCGACTTTGCGAGTCTCTTGAAGGACatatcaagaagaacaaaagttgaaaggtAGATATACATGATAACGTATGACCCGAATTCGAAGCCCTCGCTTACTAGGACATGGTCGCTCTGAATCAGACAGGAATGATCGGCAAACCAAGTGTAGAATTGTATCGCATCAAATTTTGTTTTTGTCTATATCCTTGATGTTTGATTGTCCTCTATGTGTTCAATTATCACCTACTAAAGGTAATTTAGCCAAAAGCATTTTTACTGCAATTTCGAATAGATAATCAAGACATTCAGATTGTGTTTTCGCTTGCTCCCAAGTGTTACCTATAGACATTCGATGATATGTGTTGACGTCAATGCGCTGTCCAAGGGGATATGGGGTTAACTCACCCCATACGTAGACACCATGCCTTCTGACCAAGATAGCAGGAGCATCAGGATATTTTTCCATGGCCTGTCAAAAGGGTATCAGCTATAATGCCAAAAATCGCTCATGCTTgcttgatatatatatatatatatatagatgaaaCTTACAGCAGCCATACTTTCAGtcaaatcttcttccacagcTGTATTATCGATTATTGGAATCTCCAACGTATTGAAGAAACTTAATGTTTTACCTACACCTCCGATCCTAACTCCTTTAATCATCTCTTGATGAGAAATCTTGAAGCTCTGAGCATCCCGCGGATGTAACAATGTCAACATGACTACCATATGTCTATCAGTCTCATGACAGACATCTCAAGGCGTTTAGATAGGTCTTACCAGCATGCTGAGAGTGAGTATGTATACAAGCACCCGCTTCTCTCATTGTGAATGCGTTCCAAAAAAGGGGTGTACATTGTGACTCGCTCAATCCCTTGTATCCGAATGAGCGCTTGCGAAACTAATGAGAGAAGATAGGCTCAAGAGTATACTTACCTTTTTACTGGGTATTCTGAGGAAATCTCGCTTGGATCCGGGTTTAGGGACTGACGATTGAGCAAATGGAAGTACAAAGATATGTTCAGGCTTGATTCGTTCTTTCTGTACACCTGAAGGGGCAAGGTATACATTTTCACTAATCGCGTAGATAATTAGCCTCGTTTTATAGCCTATCTCAGGCAGACTtggaatggaattgaaaACTCACCCTTGACGGATGGAGATGCCTATATGGATTCTCTGATCAACGTTTCGAACAATGATCATTGGATGGCAGATTTGCAGACTCACCTCCTCCTGTACCGGTGACCCATCCGAGTTCTATGTGAAGGATAATATGTAAGCATGGATTTTGTATCAGAGCTCGCAAGCATAAATCGACGTACTATAGAATTCTCGACAAAGTTCTGAGATCAGGTTGGCAGGCTATTATAAAAACGATTAACTCCAGTTTTAGGTAGCAATTAGGGTCGATACTTGGTGTGAGCTTACATGTTCAGGATCATCACTGATAACCAGTGCTTCCTGTTCTTCATGAGTGAGTTTGTTCGACATTTCACGTTCCTCTTTATGGTATAACAATCTggaatgaaaatgggataGTCTTGAAAAAAGTTGGATGATATATTCGTTTGTAAGGGGTGGATGGTGGAGGTATTTGTTATTGCACGATACGAGATGTTGGAATTACTACTGTTGATTTCTTTTGCTGCCCAGAGTCTATGACATACATGCTTATTTTAATTCCTGTCTCCTACAGCTTCGTTATCGCTATAACTCATACACACATTACACATGTATCATCTACT
This genomic stretch from Kwoniella shivajii chromosome 3, complete sequence harbors:
- a CDS encoding methylthioribulose-1-phosphate dehydratase: MSNKLTHEEQEALVISDDPEHPANLISELCREFYKLGWVTGTGGGISIRQGENVYLAPSGVQKERIKPEHIFVLPFAQSSVPKPGSKRDFLRIPSKKGLSESQCTPLFWNAFTMREAGACIHTHSQHAVMLTLLHPRDAQSFKISHQEMIKGVRIGGVGKTLSFFNTLEIPIIDNTAVEEDLTESMAAAMEKYPDAPAILVRRHGVYVWGNTWEQAKTQSECLDYLFEIAVKMLLAKLPLVGDN